Proteins from one Setaria italica strain Yugu1 chromosome V, Setaria_italica_v2.0, whole genome shotgun sequence genomic window:
- the LOC101779223 gene encoding DEAD-box ATP-dependent RNA helicase 15, producing the protein MDGGCPHVSVASTASGSSRLSKSSRSVSPASCRLSLRTPDANRPASCRVLFLCLLRLALESATQADSTATRRFSSPPSPRSRGMMVEAKDNEVYEEDLVDYEEEVENVADGAPTNGSADVVKKGYVGIHSSGFRDFLLKPELLRAIQDCGFEHPSEVQHECIPQAILGMDVICQAKSGMGKTAVFVLSTLQQIDPVAGQVAALVLCHTRELAYQICHEFERFSKYLPELRVAVFYGGVNIKNHKDLLKNECPHIVVGTPGRILALARDKDLPLKNVRHFILDECDKMLESLDMRRDVQEIFKMTPHDKQVMMFSATLSKEIRPVCKKFMQDPMEIYVDDEAKLTLHGLVQHYIKLSEAEKNRKLNDLLDALDFNQVVIFVKSVSRAAELNKLLCECNFPSICIHSGMTQEERLTRYKNFKEGHKRILVATDLVGRGIDIERVNIVVNYDMPDSADTYLHRVGRAGRFGTKGLAITFVSSASDSDVLNQVQERFEVDIKELPEQIDTSTYMPS; encoded by the exons ATGGACGGTGGATGCCCGCACGTCTCCGTCGCATCCACGGCATCGGGTTCCTCTCGCCTCTCAAAATCCTCGCGGTCCGTGTCACCTGCGTCGTGTCGTCTCTCGCTTCGCACGCCCGACGCAAATCGCCCCGCGTCGTGTCGTGTCCTCTTCCTCTGCCTTCTTCGGCTCGCGCTCGAATCCGCAACCCAAG CCGATTCCACCGCGACCCGCCGGTTCTCTTCTCCTCCGTCCCCGAGATCTCGAG GCATGATGGTGGAGGCGAAGGACAACGAGGTGTACGAGGAGGACCTCGTCGACTACGAGGAGGAGGTAGAGAATGTCGCCGACGGCGCCCCCACCAACGGCTCCGCCGATGTCGTCAAGAA GGGGTACGTGGGGATCCACAGCTCGGGGTTCAGAGACTTCCTGCTCAAGCCGGAGCTTCTCCGTGCCATCCAGGACTGCGGATTTGAGCATCCTTCCGAAG TGCAACATGAATGCATCCCTCAAGCCATTCTTGGAATGGATGTCATCTGTCAAGCAAAATCTGGGATGGGTAAGACTGCGGTTTTCGTTCTCTCAACTCTTCAGCAGATTGATCCTGTTGCTGGCCAAGTAGCTGCGCTTGTGTTATGCCACACAAGAGAGTTAGCTTACCAG ATTTGCCATGAATTTGAGAGGTTTAGCAAATACCTGCCTGAATTAAGAGTCGCTGTCTTCTATGGTGGAGTTAACATAAAGAATCACAAGGATCTATTGAAGAATGAATGCCCGCATATTGTGGTTGGCACACCTGGAAGGATACTTGCTCTAGCTAGAGATAAGGACCTTCCGTTGAAGAACGTGAGGCATTTCATTCTTGATGAATGCGACAAGATGCTTGAATCACTTG ACATGCGTAGAGATGTCCAGGAGATCTTCAAAATGACTCCCCATGATAAGCAAGTGATGATGTTTTCAGCAACCCTCAGCAAGGAAATTCGTCCAGTTTGCAAGAAATTCATGCAAGAT CCTATGGAAATTTATGTTGATGACGAGGCTAAACTGACCCTTCATGGTCTAGTTCAG CACTACATCAAATTAAGTGAGGCAGAGAAGAATCGAAAGTTGAATGATCTCTTAGATGCGCTCGATTTCAATCAAGTTGTGATATTTGTCAAAAGTGTTAGTAGAGCTGCAGAGCTGAACAAGTTGCTCTGTGAGTGCAATTTCCCCTCAATCTGCATACATTCTGGAATGACACAGGAAGAGAG GTTGACCCGATACAAGAACTTCAAGGAAGGACACAAGAGGATTCTTGTGGCTACCGATTTGGTTGGTAGGGGAATTGATATTGAGCGTGTCAACATTGTCGTAAACTATGATATGCCAGATTCTGCTGATACCTACTTGCATAGG GTTGGTCGGGCTGGCCGTTTTGGCACTAAGGGACTTGCAATAACCTTTGTTTCTTCTGCATCTGATTCTGATGTTCTCAATCAA GTGCAAGAAAGGTTTGAGGTTGACATAAAGGAGCTGCCTGAGCAGATAGACACTTCAACATACA TGCCATCTTGA
- the LOC101778814 gene encoding probable anion transporter 4, chloroplastic, translated as MQGCGATWGGGVGVPSPARPTLPQVKCRTHWLLMPTTASYGTQHEMKYCTLPQNKCILLGGRFGRHVTRSTLFQFQNYSRNTAMATLEMSGQFQQPMLESSRDYLTRAFHGASMKRRVVSRVECFLSSDPINSGWLKPRRWENFNSLESACVQPEYKLPIRTRADCKAEQYEITGSPLSPSDVPAEAVRIGDTNEVSPWWQEFPKRWTIVLLCFFAFLLCNMDRVNMSIAILPMSSEFNWNPATVGLIQSSFFWGYLLTQILGGIWADRFGGKVVLGFGVVWWSLATILTPIAAKIGLPCLLTVRAFMGIGEGVAMPSMNNILSKWIPVSERSRSLALVYSGMYLGSVTGLAFSPMLISKFGWPSVFYAFGSLGSVWFALWQSKAHSSPDDDPNLSNAEKRHILGGGTFKQPVTSIPWRLILSKAPVWALIISHFCHNWGTFILLTWMPTYYNQVLKFNLTESGLLCVLPWLTMAVFANIGGWIADTLVQRGVSITNVRKIMQSIGFLGPALFLTLLSKVRTPAMAVLCMACSQGSDAFSQSGLYSNHQDIGPRYAGVLLGLSNTAGVLAGVFGTAATGYILQKGSWDSVFKVAVVLYIIGTVVWNVFSTGEKILE; from the exons ATGCAGGGGTGTGGAGCGACGTGGGGAGGTGGGGTGGGGGTGCCGTCGCCCGCCCGCCCCACCCTGCCACAAGTGAAGTGCCGCACTCACTGGCTCTTGATGCCTACCACTGCCAGCTATG GAACACAACATGAGATGAAATATTGCACGTTACCACAGAACAAGTGTATTTTACTAGGAGGAAGATTTGGTCGACATGTTACTAGGAGCACACTTTTCCAGTTTCAAAATTATTCCAGGAACACTGCAATGGCAACACTAGAAATGTCTGGACAGTTTCAACAGCCCATGTTGGAGTCTTCAAGAGACTACTTGACTCGGGCATTCCACGGTGCAAGCATGAAGAGGAGAGTTGTGTCAAGGGTTGAGTGTTTTCTGTCTTCAGATCCAATAAACAGTGGCTGGTTGAAACCCAGGAGGTGGGAAAATTTTAATAGTTTGGAGAGTGCTTGTGTCCAGCCAGAGTACAAACTACCAATAAGAACACGTGCTGACTGTAAAGCCGAGCAATATGAAATAACGGGATCACCCTTGAGCCCTTCTGATGTTCCTGCTGAGGCTGTGAGGATTGGAGATACGAATGAGGTTTCTCCATGGTGGCAGGAGTTTCCAAAGCGCTGGACGATTGTCCTCCTCTGCTTCTTTGCATTCCTTCTTTGCAATATGGACCGT GTCAATATGAGCATTGCAATCCTTCCAATGTCTTCAGAGTTCAACTGGAATCCAGCAACTGTTGGTCTAATCCAATCATCTTTCTTTTGGGGTTACCTTCTTACACAG ATTCTTGGAGGTATTTGGGCCGATAGGTTTGGTGGTAAGGTTGTGCTAGGATTTGGGGTTGTATGGTGGTCACTTGCAACGATTCTTACACCCATTGCTGCCAAGATTGGACTTCCGTGCTTACTCACCGTGCGTGCCTTCATGGGGATAGGCGAG GGTGTTGCCATGCCTTCTATGAACAACATCCTTTCCAAATGGATCCCAGTTTCAGAGAGAAGCAGATCTCTTGCCTTAGTGTACAGCGGAATGTACCTTGGGTCAGTCACCGGCCTTGCTTTCTCACCTATGTTGATCAGCAAATTTGGCTGGCCTTCTGTTTTTTATGCATTCGGATCCCTTGGAAGTGTGTGGTTTGCACTGTGGCAAAGCAAA GCACACAGCTCTCCAGATGATGATCCTAACCTAAGTAATGCTGAAAAGAGGCACATACTGGGTGGTGGTACCTTCAAGCAGCCTGTCACTTCCATACCATGGAGGCTGATTCTATCAAAGGCTCCAGTCTGGGCTCTCATAATATCACACTTTTGCCACAACTGGGGAACATTCATTCTTCTAACATGGATGCCCACTTACTACAATCAG GTTCTGAAGTTCAATCTAACCGAGTCCGGGCTTCTCTGCGTCTTGCCATGGCTGACAATGGCAGTTTTTGCGAATATTGGTGGATGGATTGCTGATACTCTTGTTCAGAGAGGGGTCTCTATAACAAACGTCCGTAAG ATTATGCAATCGATTGGTTTTCTTGGGCCAGCCTTGTTCTTGACACTGCTGAGCAAAGTCCGAACTCCAGCCATGGCCGTATTATGTATGGCCTGCAGTCAG GGAAGTGATGCATTTTCACAGTCTGGGCTGTATTCAAACCACCAAGACATAGGCCCACGTTATGCG GGGGTACTTCTTGGACTGTCGAACACTGCTGGCGTGCTTGCAGGAGTTTTTGGTACTGCTGCCACTGGCTACATTCTTCAGAAAG GTTCTTGGGACAGCGTGTTTAAGGTGGCTGTTGTACTGTACATAATAGGAACAGTGGTGTGGAATGTCTTTTCAACTGGAGAGAAAATTCTCGAATAA
- the LOC101779885 gene encoding probable glutathione S-transferase GSTU6, with translation MAAAAGGGADGQLKVLGAWPSPFANRVRVALHLKGLEYENVEEDLTNKSELLLASNPVHKKVPVLLHGGRPVPESLLILEYLDDAFPAAGPTLLPADPYHRAVARFWAAYVDGKLHGVMVAALTGATEEERAAATADTFAALETLEGAFAECSGGKGFFAGDAPGYLDVAFGAFIGWLRAWDRITGVTLLDAGRIPLLAAWAERFAALDAAKGVIPEPEHIAEFAKVLQARAAAGASN, from the exons ATGGCCGCCGCAGCCGGGGGCGGAGCGGACGGGCAGCTGAAGGTGCTGGGCGCGTGGCCGAGCCCGTTCGCGAACCGCGTGCGCGTGGCGCTGCACCTCAAGGGCCTCGAGTATGAGAACGTGGAGGAGGACCTGACCAACAAGAGCGAGCTGCTCCTCGCCTCCAACCCCGTCCACAAGAAGGtccccgtcctcctccacggcggccGGCCCGTGCCGGAGTCCCTCCTCATCCTGGAGTACCTCGACGAcgccttccccgccgccggtcctaccctcctccccgccgaccCCTACCACCGCGCCGTCGCCCGCTTCTGGGCCGCCTACGTCGACGGCAAG TTGCACGGCGTGATGGTTGCGGCGTTGACTGGGGCaacggaggaggagagggcggcggcgacggcggacacgTTCGCGGCGCTGGAGACGCTGGAGGGCGCGTTCGCGGAGTGCTCCGGCGGGAAAGGATtcttcgccggcgacgcgccCGGGTACCTGGACGTCGCGTTCGGGGCCTTCATCGGGTGGCTGCGCGCGTGGGACAGGATCACGGGCGTCACGCTCCTGGACGCCGGCCGGATCCCGCTGCTCGCCGCGTGGGCGGAGCGCTTCGCCGCGCTCGACGCCGCCAAGGGGGTCATCCCGGAACCGGAGCACATCGCCGAGTTCGCCAAGGTGCTGCAGGCACGGGCCGCTGCAGGTGCGAGCAACTGA